In one Procambarus clarkii isolate CNS0578487 chromosome 29, FALCON_Pclarkii_2.0, whole genome shotgun sequence genomic region, the following are encoded:
- the Prosbeta3 gene encoding proteasome subunit beta type-3, translated as MSILNYNGGCVVAMKGKNCVAIACDLRFGVQAQTIATDFERVFELGPHLYIGLPGLATDTQTVYQRLQFRIKMYEMREGRRMKPQTLMAMVQNLLYERRFGPYFVEPVIAGLHPNTKEPYICALDLIGCPCEPADFVVSGTCSESLYGMCETTWREDMEPDDLFECISQSLVNAFDRDALSGWGAVVHVVEQDKVTTRYLKCRQD; from the exons ATG AGTATATTAAACTACAATGGTGGCTGTGTGGTTGCCATGAAGGGCAAGAACTGTGTAGCCATTGCCTGTGATCTTCGTTTTGGTGTCCAAGCTCAGACTATCGCGACTGATTTTGAG CGAGTGTTTGAGCTTGGGCCTCATCTTTATATTGGCCTACCTGGGTTAGCTACAGATACCCAGACAGTATATCAGAGACTTCAGTTTCGCATCAAGATGTACGAAATGAG AGAGGGACGTCGCATGAAGCCTCAGACCTTGATGGCCATGGTTCAAAATCTGCTGTATGAGAGGAGGTTTGGCCCATATTTTGTGGAGCCTGTTATTGCAGGACTGCATCCTAACACCAAAGAGCCATATATTTGTGCACTTGACCTTATTGGTTGCCCATGTGAGCCTGCGGACTTTGTGGTGtcgggaacttgttcagagtcccTCTACG GCATGTGTGAGACAACATGGCGTGAGGATATGGAGCCTGACGACTTGTTCGAATGCATCAGCCAGTCACTTGTCAATGCCTTTGATCGTGATGCACTCTCTGGTTGGGGAGCTGTTGTTCATGTTGT TGAACAAGATAAAGTGACAACACGATACCTGAAGTGCAGGCAGGATTAA